A section of the Parasteatoda tepidariorum isolate YZ-2023 chromosome 6, CAS_Ptep_4.0, whole genome shotgun sequence genome encodes:
- the LOC107446606 gene encoding importin subunit alpha-1 — translation MDNGLVGLVIDVLHKGDYDSQKEAIRAVRSITSGGTIEQIMFLVGGGVIPPVCNLLAYQDAEILTEALEAIANILNAATKFGETKNVCFCIKQCGSLDKIENLQQHVNTEVHKSAVTIIDYFTGEEEEDEDIKPEVDETSA, via the exons ATGGATAATGGACTTGTGGGTCTTGTCATTGATGTTCTTCATAAG GGTGATTATGACAGCCAAAAGGAAGCCATCAGGGCTGTTAGAAGTATCACATCAGGTGGTACAATAGAACAGATTATGTTTTTGGTTGGAGGTGGTGTAATCCCACCTGTTTGTAATCTTCTTGCTTACCAGGATGCTGAAATTCTAACTGAAGCTTTGGAAGCCATAGCTAATATtctaaat GCTGCTACCAAATTTGGTGAAACAAAAAATGTCTGCTTCTGTATAAAACAATGTGGAAGCTTAGATAAGATTGAAAATCTACAGCAACACGTGAATACAGAAGTGCATAAATCAGCAGTAACAATTATAGATTACTTTACAGGAGAG gaggAAGAAGATGAAGATATTAAACCAGAAGTAGATGAAACCAGTGCTTGA